One genomic window of Euwallacea fornicatus isolate EFF26 chromosome 7, ASM4011564v1, whole genome shotgun sequence includes the following:
- the LOC136340207 gene encoding uncharacterized protein isoform X2, with amino-acid sequence MEYLIQPSALRKPLVLSYKGDKATTVIPEDILQLCEKQDLLVIDFLYKSYRKQLQGVILNVEPDFNPQLQVSAFLRVLCKATQEHFNVIVVCPDNSVVKWHHYFSQSEIFKVCVLTEKTIQQHTNRDNGAVLLLTFSNLKLVQSLTDLNFFSIIVDNCDEVVKKKALRKLQGSFNVGTEPNQKLQWSILNWSNPGCVGKIADFYQIDNDNFAQFRDNYKEWWFRLTWSFCNSFIKPSLEEKGNLSITLREWAKNHNLNHFLLNEEKRKRRKRKQVGLCKDTKSEKLPNGTIRVYNNTTKKKGTAIKKAKKIEGLKPSDIESSSANSSGIIICKPENIPAETIGQGNRSSEEQILISLISAKTFTAKMQVDKEIEDDESDIFLKNVAAPNSSQNLLRLTQTSNQFINQILGNDKCKTSSEFDELNIFGSQEEPNESDNFLKGICSLNEKDQANLENNNYASTSTSDVDTLIAKVMELVKGDNVGAK; translated from the exons ATGGAGTACCTGATACAACCTTCCGCTTTGAGAAAACCTTTAGTGTTGTCTTATAAGGGAGATAAAGCTACCACAGTCATACCTGAAGATATCTTGCAACTTTGCGAGAAACAGGACTTGTTAGTTATAGATTTCCTTTATAAAAGTTATAGGAAACAG TTGCAAGgcgtaattttaaatgttgaaCCAGATTTCAACCCACAACTGCAAGTAAGTGCTTTCCTAAGAGTGCTTTGTAAGGCCACACAGGAGcattttaatgttattgtCGTATGTCCAGATAATTCAGTTGTCAAATGGCACCACTATTTCAGTCAGTCTGaaatcttcaaagtttgtgTGTTAACTGAAAAAA ctATTCAACAACACACCAACAGAGATAATGGAGCAGTATTGTTATTGACTTTCTCCAATTTAAAACTTGTTCAATCTTTaacagatttaaattttttctccatAATTGTTGATAATTGTGATGAAGTAGTGAAGAAGAAGgctttaagaaaattacaagGAAGTTTCAATGTTGGG ACAGAACCAAACCAAAAACTCCAGTGGTCAATCCTAAACTGGTCTAATCCAGGCTGTGTAGGTAAAATTGCGGATTTCTACCA GATAGATAACGACAATTTCGCCCAATTTAGGGACAACTACAAGGAATGGTGGTTCCGGCTCACTTGGAGCTTTTGCAACTCTTTTATTAAACCTTCTTTAGAGGAAAAAGGAAACCTTAGTATCACTTTAAGGGAGTGGGccaaaaatcataatttaaaccactttttgttaaatgaagaaaaaaggaaaagaaggAAGAGGAAGCAGGTTGGGTTGTGTAAAGAcacaaaaagtgaaaaattaccaaatgGGACTATAAGAGTTTACAATAATACCACAAAGAAAAAGGGTACTGCGattaaaaaagcgaaaaaaattgaaggttTGAAACCTTCAGATATTGAGAGTAGCTCTGCTAATTCTAGTGGCATCATAATATGTAAACCTGAAAACATTCCAGCTGAAACCATTGGTCAGGGAAACAGATCCAGTGAAGAACAAATACTTATTTCATTAATCAGTGCCAAGACATTCACAGCAAAGATGCAGGTAGATAAAGAAATAGAAGATGATGAATCTgatattttcctaaaaaatgtAGCTGCTCCCAATTCATCTCAAAACCTCTTGCGATTAACCCAAACCTCTAATCAGTTTATAAACCAGATTTTGGGCAATGATAAATGTAAAACAAGTTCGGAATTTGACGAGCTAAATATTTTCGGTAGCCAAGAAGAACCAAACGAAAGCGACAATTTTTTGAAGGGAATTTGCAGCCTAAATGAGAAGGACCAGGCGAACTTGGAAAACAACAATTATGCGTCTACTTCAACTTCCGATGTTGACACTTTAATTGCTAAAGTTATGGAGTTGGTGAAAGGTGATAATGTTGGAGCTAAGTAG
- the LOC136340208 gene encoding leucine-rich repeat-containing protein 70-like: MELFRILAVLSASLLTARAEETFTNSANLCTTCHCTQTEVFYLECQNREFKHTIANWPNHTTSLIASFSYNNMTHLEQLPDSDLAQKIILSHCGIETIATGAFEPVKNLLFLDLSYNRLTTEELPPETFKGPYNQSVYEPLALEDLNLAYNQIHSLPHNLFEHVAQLKQLNLEGNDFKVLDQSTQYALSSLAELEVLNLGNNELTELVGNAIRNLQKLRILDLSRNKIDFIPETLSLLNGSLEILYLDYNLIFEITDESFLGVQGIRILSLTNLPRLENINANSFKPLQSLSILYLSDNPLLTTIDRDSFAVNQSLEKLYIHNNSLVDLHYNLTNWSSLKLLNLKGNDLYCDCDLYKISQDLKPEIKVDKDGPICINPVNETSMMIYELTEETCTFKREKIFRLSHVIEHHFQTMKAIFVVVLLVAILMFFVAIVVAFLRWRKQRMNQNYPFVTRVSYNPIRGPNGI, encoded by the exons ATGGAGCTCTTTAGAATTTTAGCT GTTTTATCAGCCTCCCTCTTAACAGCTCGAGCAGAAGAAACGTTTACCAACTCCGCCAATCTTTGCACCACATGCCATTGCACTCAAACAGAAGTGTTTTACTTAGAATGCCAAAACAGGGAGTTCAAACACACTATAGCCAATTGGCCAAACCACACCACTTCCTTAATTGCCAGCTTCAG CTACAACAACATGACCCACTTAGAACAACTACCCGACAGCGATTTAGCCCAAAAAATAATCTTGTCTCACTGCGGTATCGAAACTATTGCCACTGGGGCTTTTGAGCCCGTGAAAAATCTTCTCTTCCTGGATCTGAGCTATAACCGACTGACTA CCGAAGAGCTTCCTCCTGAAACCTTCAAAGGTCCGTACAATCAGAGCGTGTATGAGCCCTTGGCCTTGGAAGACCTAAACTTGGCATACAACCAAATTCACAGTTTACCTCACAATCTCTTCGAACATGTGGCACAATTGAAGCAGCTAAACCTGGAGGGAAATGACTTTAAAGTGCTTGATCAGTCCACGCAATATGCTCTGTCCAGTCTCGCAGAACTAGAG GTGCTAAACTTGGGGAATAACGAACTCACAGAGTTAGTGGGAAACGCCATACGCAATCTACAAAAATTGAGGATTTTGGATTTATCCAGGAACAAGATAGACTTTATTCCGGAGACCTTAAGTCTATTGAACGGGTCCCTTGAGATCCTGTATTTGGATTACAATTTGATATTTGAGATAACGGACGAGTCGTTTTTGG GCGTCCAAGGCATAAGGATACTGTCCCTTACGAATTTACCAAGACTAGAGAACATAAACGCCAATTCGTTTAAACCGCTGCAAAGCTTATCAATTCTGTACTTGTCAGACAATCCTCTTTTGACTACCATTGACCGAGATTCATTTGCTGTTAACCAATCTTTGGAAAAG CTTTATATACACAACAACTCGCTCGTCGATCTACATTATAACCTGACCAACTGGAGCTCCTTGAAACTCTTGAACCTCAAAGGCAACGATCTCTATTGCGATTGCGACTTGTACAAGATATCGCAGGATTTGAAACCGGAAATAAAAGTCGACAAAGACGGACCGATTTGCATTAACCCAGTCAACGAGACCTCTATGATGATCTATGAGTTGACTGAAGAAACCTGCACGTTTAAG AGggagaaaatatttagattgtCTCATGTGATAGAGCATCATTTCCAAACCATGAAGGCGATTTTCGTGGTTGTTTTGCTAGTGGCTATATTGATGTTTTTCGTAGCGATTGTGGTAGCTTTCCTTCGATGGCGAAAACAACGAATGAACCAAAATTATCCATTTGTCACGCGAGTGTCGTACAACCCCATACGGGGGCCTAATGGTATTTGA
- the LOC136340206 gene encoding uncharacterized protein isoform X2 gives MRISEDLLAAISSSMLDHSVLKAKQSLISLESKPEPSDQPDQVLPTTSMETGNSSPPEPIRHPSVLQTGPLCLQKAPPKCNLEELSNICSNIIQKQEPLELRTESPEPLNLHSETRVEVPDEHPLPLQVIVSEPPPKLSEEIAGRPAMMPGMLGHDFAYASIEEDQPEPADLSTNKKQEISEDENMDARSESSSSTDPDRLEVDMSQATEDMNSSSTASASPPPSDRMVDWPNLYHSTNGFNSAMPALSGEASQLLRKLITCRKLGMTITPSSPKVLNYALYQGKPPPNSPNNSAFTEKERSSGRRKQSYPTKANNIEEMDSSEDHGAEQGRNLQTEEGSDSLPDFTGSAPWITISGKQFKVSNPSQQAAISKRVDICCTNCRTQTTTIWRRNVRGEMVCNACGLYFKLHGIDRPLTMRRDTIHTRRRRPKGQEGRGARGSSAEGKKKLDYEAFHKDSINSRIFPEARAMELRQGANVSNLATEKEDTDSMLSALRRQLQPHLVMALRQGTANHGGLFPQIPPGMPHPTFLPTNKDSPGGSAHEVESDEESIADLPLNLVATQLAETESH, from the exons ATGCGAATTTCCGAGGATCTTCTGGCCGCTATATCATCTTCAATGCTCGACCACTCTGTGTTAAAGGCCAAGCAGTCGCTCATTTCCTTGGAGTCGAAACCTGAGCCATCAGATCAGCCCGACCAAGTATTACCCACGACTTCAATGGAGACTGGGAACTCCTCCCCTCCAGAACCCATTCGGCACCCATCAGTATTACAAACGGGTCCATTGTGCCTGCAAAAGGCACCTCCCAAATGCAACCTAGAAGAATTGTCTAATATTTGCAGCAACATTATCCAGAAGCAAGAACCTTTAGAGCTACGCACCGAATCCCCAGAACCGTTGAATTTGCACAGCGAAACGAGGGTAGAAGTACCTGATGAACATCCCTTACCGTTGCAAGTCATAGTGTCCGAACCACCCCCTAAGTTGAGCGAGGAGATTGCTGGTAGACCTGCAATGATGCCA GGCATGTTGGGGCATGATTTTGCCTATGCGTCCATCGAGGAAGATCAGCCTGAACCTGCGGACTTGTCCACTAACAAAAAACAGGAAATTTCGGAGGATGAAAATATGGATGCCCGATCGGAGTCCAGTTCTAGCACTGACCCGGATCGATTAGAGGTCGATATGTCACAG GCTACCGAAGACATGAATTCGAGCTCCACTGCAAGTGCCTCGCCTCCGCCTTCAGACCGAATGGTCGACTGGCCCAATCTCTACCATAGTACTAATGGGTTCAACTCCGCCATGCCCGCCTTATCAG GAGAAGCCTCCCAGCTTCTGCGCAAACTGATCACCTGCAGGAAGCTGGGAATGACCATCACCCCGAGTTCTCCCAAGGTACTGAACTATGCTTTGTACCAAGGAAAACCGCCTCCCAATAGTCCTAACAACTCCGCGTTTACCGAGAAGGAAAGGAGTTCCGGGAGGAGGAAACAGAGCTACCCGACTAAAGCCAACAATATCGAGGAG ATGGATTCGTCCGAGGACCACGGCGCGGAGCAGGGAAGGAATCTACAAACTGAGGAGGGAAGCGACAGCCTTCCCGACTTCACAGGCAGCGCCCCTTGGATCACAATCAGCGGCAAACAGTTTAAAGTTTCG AACCCATCGCAACAGGCCGCCATTTCGAAACGGGTAGATATTTGTTGTACAAACTGCCGCACGCAGACCACAACGATCTGGAGACGAAACGTGCGCGGAGAAATGGTCTGCAACGCTTGCGGACTCTATTTTAAGTTGCACGGCATAGATAGGCCCTTGACAATGCGTAGGGACACCATACACACCCGGCGAAGACGCCCCAAAGGGCAGGAAGGGCGAGGGGCGAGAGGAAGCAGCGCTGAAGGAAAGAAGAAATTAG ATTACGAAGCTTTCCATAAAG ATTCGATAAATTCTCGTATCTTCCCCGAAGCGAGGGCGATGGAATTGAGGCAGGGGGCCAACGTGTCGAACTTGGCCACCGAGAAGGAGGACACAGACAGCATGTTGTCCGCTTTGCGGCGCCAATTGCAGCCCCATTTGGTGATGGCCCTTCGACAGGGAACGGCGAATCATGGAGGATTGTTTCCGCAAATTCCGCCG
- the LOC136340204 gene encoding thioredoxin domain-containing protein 11, with translation MHLLHKCLEKAGLTRANRLQSGDKNEQLQERVDSNENHTLKDPFTEVMLRVLNLIRELVLFCLILMAYSAFTSETPCKVTKPPAAYPFFSQNNVVKDFHRGQIISAIEYSKFSDISFVMFYAPWDAESQAARKEFLAAAKYMKEFIVFTAVNCWQPGSECRNQYSKVYRWPVLIAYPTFGNGIQYNGPIRAPHMISFLNKLIQPVKKMNESILNFEEAFVVAELNSSPKNTEYSVFYTVALKYLEADYMGRISFHIKPVKHTQNKISLYLWNQVRVLDIEPGGWKVDTILHWIIKTSESPSSWAAPSGTKSLLLSEHLQAGPALILFTPRNPLHSSYDYYIMLQELAQEYKNCDNWGLSFDMKSKRMRNALGHKHLTRSCVAKSSNPRIKKVSITTTTSFLNHTRKILNRETEFDCDSLSVCTSIQKLKIGKCLRSQPHIEGRLLTARVEKNEEFYPTSMLRQDYRSMQNLRKVKEKERCRMFEAAEKLKPAGFILNDYVDDENLDFSTINCLSANHSLTFVAMDSLVYGIFAERLGVDLSKRRDMSAVVILNEKMESHYIMQEPITSKNLRRFIHSFSNGTLARSKQSALNVPSTNSLKYTFMKSNFNKTALIVIKELNSENFLENVLCPKKAVLVMYYSKQCSHCNGISYAFLTVARKLDFVQNLQFARIDGEVNILPWEYTMDEFPTILFLPADKKEESRAFPSNIPINVPNLLGFILANVDMPTKLHIMYSVCLHTQVEKQKSDCLATLRNETLYLIEKSLKDWRKSNNRHRQVVLHNLKQLRQLHFLFSHSPDEHSLIESYLKKLNVHLARDYLGNSSKKAVVKEEL, from the exons ATGCATCTGTTACACAAGTGCCTAGAAAAGGCCGGACTTACAAGAGCGAATCGTCTCCAATCTGGCGATAAGAATGAACAACTCCAGGAAAGAGTTGATAGCAATGAGAACCACACTTTAAAAGATCCTTTTACTGAAGTCATGTTGAGGGTTTTGAACTTAATTAGGGAGCTGGTGCTATTTTGCTTGATTTTAATGGCTTATTCAGCATTCACAAGCGA GACCCCCTGTAAAGTTACCAAACCTCCAGCAGCAtatccatttttttctcaaaataatgTAGTTAAAGATTTTCATAGAGGCCAAATAATATCTGCTAtagaatattcaaaattttctgatatatCTTTTGTAATGTTTTATGCTCCATGGGATGCAGAAAGCCAGGCTGCCAGAAAAGAATTTCTGGCTGCTGCTAAGTATATGAAggaatttatagtttttactGCTGTAAATTGTTGGCAGCCTGGTAGTGAGTGCAGAAATCAATATAGTAAAGTTTATAG ATGGCCAGTATTAATTGCCTATCCAACTTTTGGCAATGGCATTCAATACAATGGGCCTATCAGAGCCCCCCATATGATCAGTTTCCTAAATAAACTGATTCAGccagttaaaaaaatgaatgaaagtattttgaattttgaagag GCATTTGTGGTTGCTGAACTGAATTCTTCTCCAAAAAATACTGAATATTCTGTATTTTATACTGTagccttaaaatatttagaagcAGACTACATGGGTAGGATTTCTTTTCATATTAAGCCTGTCAAACATactcaaaacaaaatttctttatatttatgGAACCAAGTAAGG GTTTTGGATATTGAACCAGGAGGTTGGAAGGTGGACACAATCCTTCATTGGATCATAAAAACAAGTGAATCACCCTCTTCATGGGCAGCCCCTTCAGGCACAAAAAGCCTCCTGCTTTCAGAGCATTTGCAGGCAGGACCagctttaattttgttcacTCCAAGAAATCCCTTGCATTCAAGTTATGATTATTATATCATG TTGCAAGAGTTGGCTCAAGAGTACAAAAACTGTGATAATTGGGGGCTCAGCTTTGATATGAAATCCAAGAGAATGC GTAATGCATTGGGACATAAACATTTAACGAGGTCATGCGTAGCTAAATCCAGTAATCCtagaattaaaaaagtctCAATAACTACCACCACTTCTTTCCTAAATCACACCCGCAAAATCTTAAATCGGGAAACTGAATTTGATTGCGATTCATTAAGCGTTTGCACTTCtattcaaaaactcaaaattggaaaatgccTAAGATCACAACCGCATATTGAGGGCAGGCTTCTGACTGCTAGAGTTGAGAAAAACGAAGAGTTTTACCCCACTTCAATGTTGCGCCAAG actACAGATCAATGCAAAACCTTAGGAAAGTAAAAGAGAAGGAGCGATGCAGGATGTTCGAAGCGGCAGAGAAATTAAAACCGGCGGGTTTCATCTTGAACGATTATGTGGATGATGagaatttggatttttccacTATTAATTGTTTGAGTGCTAACCACAGTCTCACGTTTGTTGCCATGGATAGTCTAGTGTATGGCATCTTTGCCGAAAGATTGGGAGTGGACTTATCCAAGAGGAGGGATATGAGTGCCGTGGTGATTTTAAATGAGAAG ATGGAAAGCCACTACATAATGCAAGAACCAATAACCAGCAAGAATCTTCGAAGGTTCATACACAGCTTCTCTAATGGCACTCTAGCCAGATCTAAACAATCAGCTTTAAATGTGCCCTCCACAAATAGCCTTAAATATACTTTCATGAAAAGTAACTTTAATAAAACCGCCCTAATAGTCATAAAGGAACTGAACAGTGAGAATTTCCTTGAGAATGTATTGTGCCCCAAAAAG gCTGTGTTAGTAATGTATTACTCAAAGCAATGTTCCCACTGCAATGGAATCTCTTATGCATTTTTGACTGTAGCGCGAAAGTTGGATTTTGTGCAGAACCTCCAGTTTGCTAGAATTGATGGGGAGGTAAATATCCTTCCGTGGGAGTACACCATGGACGAGTTTCCTACCATTTTGTTTTTGCCTGCTGATAa GAAAGAAGAAAGCAGAGCTTTTCCCTCAAATATTCCCATCAATGTTCCAAATTTACTAGGATTTATTTTAGCTAACGTAGACATGCCTACGAAATTGCATATAATGTACTCGGTGTGTTTACATACTCAG gTCGAAAAACAAAAGTCGGATTGTCTAGCCACTCTCCGCAACGAAACTCTATACCTAATCGAAAAATCTTTGAAAGATTGGCGGAAATCGAATAACCGCCACCGACAAGTGGTCCTGCACAACCTAAAACAACTCAGGCAACTCCACTTTCTCTTCAGTCATTCCCCGGATGAGCACTCCCTCATCgagagttatttaaaaaaacttaatgtgCATCTTGCAAGAGATTATTTGGGAAATTCGTCGAAGAAAGCAGTGGTAAAAGAGGAGTTatga
- the LOC136340207 gene encoding uncharacterized protein isoform X1 — translation MEYLIQPSALRKPLVLSYKGDKATTVIPEDILQLCEKQDLLVIDFLYKSYRKQLQGVILNVEPDFNPQLQVSAFLRVLCKATQEHFNVIVVCPDNSVVKWHHYFSQSEIFKVCVLTEKTIQQHTNRDNGAVLLLTFSNLKLVQSLTDLNFFSIIVDNCDEVVKKKALRKLQGSFNVGVTYQNFYTEPNQKLQWSILNWSNPGCVGKIADFYQIDNDNFAQFRDNYKEWWFRLTWSFCNSFIKPSLEEKGNLSITLREWAKNHNLNHFLLNEEKRKRRKRKQVGLCKDTKSEKLPNGTIRVYNNTTKKKGTAIKKAKKIEGLKPSDIESSSANSSGIIICKPENIPAETIGQGNRSSEEQILISLISAKTFTAKMQVDKEIEDDESDIFLKNVAAPNSSQNLLRLTQTSNQFINQILGNDKCKTSSEFDELNIFGSQEEPNESDNFLKGICSLNEKDQANLENNNYASTSTSDVDTLIAKVMELVKGDNVGAK, via the exons ATGGAGTACCTGATACAACCTTCCGCTTTGAGAAAACCTTTAGTGTTGTCTTATAAGGGAGATAAAGCTACCACAGTCATACCTGAAGATATCTTGCAACTTTGCGAGAAACAGGACTTGTTAGTTATAGATTTCCTTTATAAAAGTTATAGGAAACAG TTGCAAGgcgtaattttaaatgttgaaCCAGATTTCAACCCACAACTGCAAGTAAGTGCTTTCCTAAGAGTGCTTTGTAAGGCCACACAGGAGcattttaatgttattgtCGTATGTCCAGATAATTCAGTTGTCAAATGGCACCACTATTTCAGTCAGTCTGaaatcttcaaagtttgtgTGTTAACTGAAAAAA ctATTCAACAACACACCAACAGAGATAATGGAGCAGTATTGTTATTGACTTTCTCCAATTTAAAACTTGTTCAATCTTTaacagatttaaattttttctccatAATTGTTGATAATTGTGATGAAGTAGTGAAGAAGAAGgctttaagaaaattacaagGAAGTTTCAATGTTGGGGTAACTTATCAGAATTtctat ACAGAACCAAACCAAAAACTCCAGTGGTCAATCCTAAACTGGTCTAATCCAGGCTGTGTAGGTAAAATTGCGGATTTCTACCA GATAGATAACGACAATTTCGCCCAATTTAGGGACAACTACAAGGAATGGTGGTTCCGGCTCACTTGGAGCTTTTGCAACTCTTTTATTAAACCTTCTTTAGAGGAAAAAGGAAACCTTAGTATCACTTTAAGGGAGTGGGccaaaaatcataatttaaaccactttttgttaaatgaagaaaaaaggaaaagaaggAAGAGGAAGCAGGTTGGGTTGTGTAAAGAcacaaaaagtgaaaaattaccaaatgGGACTATAAGAGTTTACAATAATACCACAAAGAAAAAGGGTACTGCGattaaaaaagcgaaaaaaattgaaggttTGAAACCTTCAGATATTGAGAGTAGCTCTGCTAATTCTAGTGGCATCATAATATGTAAACCTGAAAACATTCCAGCTGAAACCATTGGTCAGGGAAACAGATCCAGTGAAGAACAAATACTTATTTCATTAATCAGTGCCAAGACATTCACAGCAAAGATGCAGGTAGATAAAGAAATAGAAGATGATGAATCTgatattttcctaaaaaatgtAGCTGCTCCCAATTCATCTCAAAACCTCTTGCGATTAACCCAAACCTCTAATCAGTTTATAAACCAGATTTTGGGCAATGATAAATGTAAAACAAGTTCGGAATTTGACGAGCTAAATATTTTCGGTAGCCAAGAAGAACCAAACGAAAGCGACAATTTTTTGAAGGGAATTTGCAGCCTAAATGAGAAGGACCAGGCGAACTTGGAAAACAACAATTATGCGTCTACTTCAACTTCCGATGTTGACACTTTAATTGCTAAAGTTATGGAGTTGGTGAAAGGTGATAATGTTGGAGCTAAGTAG
- the LOC136340206 gene encoding uncharacterized protein isoform X1 — translation MFNVPPKFYQLCRLCLSGDNDDRSPTLSVFDKEKDFPRKILYCLSISANHEDLLPKIICLRCSEQLESFTKFKETATKSEEVLNNFILYTKQLQGNEEDNMRISEDLLAAISSSMLDHSVLKAKQSLISLESKPEPSDQPDQVLPTTSMETGNSSPPEPIRHPSVLQTGPLCLQKAPPKCNLEELSNICSNIIQKQEPLELRTESPEPLNLHSETRVEVPDEHPLPLQVIVSEPPPKLSEEIAGRPAMMPGMLGHDFAYASIEEDQPEPADLSTNKKQEISEDENMDARSESSSSTDPDRLEVDMSQATEDMNSSSTASASPPPSDRMVDWPNLYHSTNGFNSAMPALSGEASQLLRKLITCRKLGMTITPSSPKVLNYALYQGKPPPNSPNNSAFTEKERSSGRRKQSYPTKANNIEEMDSSEDHGAEQGRNLQTEEGSDSLPDFTGSAPWITISGKQFKVSNPSQQAAISKRVDICCTNCRTQTTTIWRRNVRGEMVCNACGLYFKLHGIDRPLTMRRDTIHTRRRRPKGQEGRGARGSSAEGKKKLDYEAFHKDSINSRIFPEARAMELRQGANVSNLATEKEDTDSMLSALRRQLQPHLVMALRQGTANHGGLFPQIPPGMPHPTFLPTNKDSPGGSAHEVESDEESIADLPLNLVATQLAETESH, via the exons ATGTTCAATGTACCGCCAAAGTTTTACCAGTTGTGTAGATTGTGCTTATCGGGCGATAACGACGACAGGAGCCCCACGTTATCAGTTTTCGATAAGGAGAAGGACTTCCCCAGGAAAATTCTGTACTGCCTGTCGATTTCG gcgAATCATGAAGATCTCCTTCCAAAAATCATCTGTCTACGATGCTCCGAGCAGCTAGAGTCGTTCACGAAATTTAAGGAAACAGCTACCAAATCCGAAgaagtattaaataattttatattatataccAAGCAGCTGCAAGGGAACGAAGAG GACAACATGCGAATTTCCGAGGATCTTCTGGCCGCTATATCATCTTCAATGCTCGACCACTCTGTGTTAAAGGCCAAGCAGTCGCTCATTTCCTTGGAGTCGAAACCTGAGCCATCAGATCAGCCCGACCAAGTATTACCCACGACTTCAATGGAGACTGGGAACTCCTCCCCTCCAGAACCCATTCGGCACCCATCAGTATTACAAACGGGTCCATTGTGCCTGCAAAAGGCACCTCCCAAATGCAACCTAGAAGAATTGTCTAATATTTGCAGCAACATTATCCAGAAGCAAGAACCTTTAGAGCTACGCACCGAATCCCCAGAACCGTTGAATTTGCACAGCGAAACGAGGGTAGAAGTACCTGATGAACATCCCTTACCGTTGCAAGTCATAGTGTCCGAACCACCCCCTAAGTTGAGCGAGGAGATTGCTGGTAGACCTGCAATGATGCCA GGCATGTTGGGGCATGATTTTGCCTATGCGTCCATCGAGGAAGATCAGCCTGAACCTGCGGACTTGTCCACTAACAAAAAACAGGAAATTTCGGAGGATGAAAATATGGATGCCCGATCGGAGTCCAGTTCTAGCACTGACCCGGATCGATTAGAGGTCGATATGTCACAG GCTACCGAAGACATGAATTCGAGCTCCACTGCAAGTGCCTCGCCTCCGCCTTCAGACCGAATGGTCGACTGGCCCAATCTCTACCATAGTACTAATGGGTTCAACTCCGCCATGCCCGCCTTATCAG GAGAAGCCTCCCAGCTTCTGCGCAAACTGATCACCTGCAGGAAGCTGGGAATGACCATCACCCCGAGTTCTCCCAAGGTACTGAACTATGCTTTGTACCAAGGAAAACCGCCTCCCAATAGTCCTAACAACTCCGCGTTTACCGAGAAGGAAAGGAGTTCCGGGAGGAGGAAACAGAGCTACCCGACTAAAGCCAACAATATCGAGGAG ATGGATTCGTCCGAGGACCACGGCGCGGAGCAGGGAAGGAATCTACAAACTGAGGAGGGAAGCGACAGCCTTCCCGACTTCACAGGCAGCGCCCCTTGGATCACAATCAGCGGCAAACAGTTTAAAGTTTCG AACCCATCGCAACAGGCCGCCATTTCGAAACGGGTAGATATTTGTTGTACAAACTGCCGCACGCAGACCACAACGATCTGGAGACGAAACGTGCGCGGAGAAATGGTCTGCAACGCTTGCGGACTCTATTTTAAGTTGCACGGCATAGATAGGCCCTTGACAATGCGTAGGGACACCATACACACCCGGCGAAGACGCCCCAAAGGGCAGGAAGGGCGAGGGGCGAGAGGAAGCAGCGCTGAAGGAAAGAAGAAATTAG ATTACGAAGCTTTCCATAAAG ATTCGATAAATTCTCGTATCTTCCCCGAAGCGAGGGCGATGGAATTGAGGCAGGGGGCCAACGTGTCGAACTTGGCCACCGAGAAGGAGGACACAGACAGCATGTTGTCCGCTTTGCGGCGCCAATTGCAGCCCCATTTGGTGATGGCCCTTCGACAGGGAACGGCGAATCATGGAGGATTGTTTCCGCAAATTCCGCCG